The following proteins are encoded in a genomic region of Arachis stenosperma cultivar V10309 chromosome 4, arast.V10309.gnm1.PFL2, whole genome shotgun sequence:
- the LOC130976143 gene encoding ninja-family protein AFP3-like, producing MAQVVEERENSRTRMSDFPRDLLKRFMSVNHHHHRELQQQQHRHGDGDAEQEIELSLGLSMNGRFGVDPTAKKIKRTTSIPEFSFSKPLIRDEDNNNSNNNNQDIGGYSNNMPMPCTSNLIRTCSLPTETEEEWRKRKELQTLRRLEARRKRSEKQQRNIKAMREKSNRSSSSFSEDIAAFVDGNNSNLVEAALNEFSSLGRTTSLSTRVGELGLNGDKKSGGGCGSCGGLPPPSPPSRGPFGSPQGAGSSGISESESPQGQGSRPGDVRSPVGSDTFSTTTRDESSNKHSPPANKTKEIVKSLLEDMPCVSTKFDGPNGKKIEGFLYRYGKGLEVRIVCVCHGSFLTPAEFVKHGGGGDVSNPLKHIVVSPGGCL from the exons ATGGCACAAGTTGTTGAGGAAAGAGAGAACAGCAGAACTCGCATGAGCGATTTCCCAAGAGATCTGCTAAAAAGGTTCATGTCCGTGAACCATCATCACCATCGTGAgctacaacaacaacaacatcgCCATGGTGATGGAGATGCAGAACAAGAGATTGAGCTGAGTCTTGGTCTTTCAATGAACGGTCGTTTTGGTGTGGACCCAACAGCGAAGAAGATCAAGAGAACAACATCAATACCCGAATTCTCATTCTCAAAGCCCCTCATCAGAGATGAAGATAATAACAacagcaataataataatcaagatATTGGGGGTTACTCTAATAACATGCCAATGCCTTGCACATCGAATCTGATAAGAACATGTTCCCTTCCAACGGAGACAGAGGAGGAGTGGAGGAAGAGGAAGGAGTTGCAGACGCTGaggaggttggaagcaagaagaAAGCGCTCTGAGAAGCAGCAGAGGAACATCAAGGCCATGAGGGAAAAGAGTAaccgttcttcttcttctttctctgaAGATATTGCTGCTTTTGTTGATGGAAATAATAGCAATCTGGTGGAGGCTGCTCTGAATGAATTTAGTAGTTTGGGGAGAACGACGTCGTTGAGTACTAGAGTTGGTGAACTTGGTTTGAATGGAGACAAGAAAAGTGGTGGTGGTTGTGGTAGTTGTGGTGGTTTGCcacctccttctcctccttcaAGGGGTCCATTTGGTTCTCCTCAaggagcaggatcatcaggGATCTCAGAATCTGAGAGTCCACAGGGTCAAG GGTCAAGACCAGGAGATGTAAGAAGCCCTGTTGGTTCGGACACATTTTCAACTACGACAAGAGACGAGTCCTCCAACAAGCATTCGCCGCCGGCAAACAAGACGAAGGAGATAGTGAAGAGCTTGTTGGAAGACATGCCGTGTGTGTCGACCAAATTCGACGGCCCCAATGGGAAGAAAATAGAAGGGTTTCTTTACAGGTACGGGAAAGGTTTGGAGGTGAGGATAGTGTGCGTCTGCCACGGCAGTTTCCTTACGCCGGCCGAGTTCGTCAAGCACGGTGGTGGAGGTGATGTGTCAAACCCATTGAAGCATATTGTTGTTAGTCCAGGAGGGTGTTTGTAA
- the LOC130973205 gene encoding isoflavone 7-O-methyltransferase-like, producing MTSNNGRSTSESFKAQALVYRHMFSILDSMCLKWIIDSRIPNIIHDHGKPITLLELVSVLKIPSTKVDRIDVFMRYMAYIGYFDITKVRIHGDNDGNNQEEEKEAFALTAASELLVKGTENPCISPMVEFVLDPVHSDFFNYLSKWFSDENRRLYEITSETPWWELLDKNPRLLGLFNDAMAGDSQMIKLALKDHNMAFEGLETIVDVGGGTGTTAQIFSEKFPELKYIVFDLPQVVKNLKACNNLSFVGGDMFESIPKADAILLKSVLHNWSDDNCIKILRNCKDAVKGSSKDKNGKIIILETVINEEQDEPEITRLKFLMNINMQIMHGKERNEEEWKNIFHKAGLYDYKIFSFTGYLSLIEIYP from the exons ATGACTTCAAACAATGGGCGCAGCACAAGTGAGAGCTTCAAAGCTCAAGCACTTGTTTATAGGCATATGTTTAGCATCCTAGACTCCATGTGTCTCAAGTGGATCATTGACTCTCGCATACCAAACATAATTCACGACCATGGAAAACCCATTACTCTTTTAGAATTGGTCTCCGTTCTCAAAATTCCATCAACTAAAGTTGATCGCATTGATGTTTTCATGCGCTACATGGCGTATATTGGATACTTTGATATA ACAAAGGTTAGAATCCATGGCGACAATGATGGCAataatcaagaagaagaaaaagaagcattTGCTCTCACAGCAGCATCAGAACTCTTGGTCAAAGGCACTGAAAACCCTTGTATATCTCCAATGGTGGAGTTTGTATTAGATCCAGTTCATTCAGATTTCTTCAATTATCTGAGCAAGTGGTTCTCCGACGAAAATCGCCGTCTATACGAAATCACTTCGGAGACACCTTGGTGGGAATTGCTTGACAAGAATCCAAGACTCTTGGGCTTGTTCAATGACGCTATGGCCGGTGATTCTCAGATGATAAAGCTGGCACTAAAGGATCACAACATGGCCTTTGAGGGGTTGGAAACAATTGTGGATGTTGGTGGTGGAACTGGAACCACCGCTCAAATTTTCAGTGAGAAATTTCCAGAACTCAAATACATAGTATTTGATCTTCCACAGGTTGTGAAAAATTTGAAGGCATGCAACAATTTGAGCTTTGTCGGTGGAGACATGTTTGAATCCATTCCTAAGGCTGATGCAATTCTACTTAAG TCAGTCCTACATAATTGGAGTGATGACAATTGCATAAAAATATTGAGAAACTGTAAAGATGCTGTTAAGGGTTCAAGCAAAGATAAAAACggtaaaataataattttagaaacCGTGATAAACGAAGAACAAGATGAACCTGAAATTACTCGACTCAAATTTCTTATGAATATAAATATGCAAATTATGCACGGAAAAGAGAGAAACGAAGAAGAATGGAAAAATATCTTTCATAAAGCTGGTCTCTATGATTACAAGATATTTTCATTTACTGGATATTTATCACTAATAGAGATCTATCCTTAA